In the genome of Pseudobdellovibrionaceae bacterium, one region contains:
- a CDS encoding metal-dependent transcriptional regulator, protein MSTIQTPITHSTAHYLCAIHKLHEDNGYVRMVDISKLLNFSRGSVSIAIKNLKKKNLVEEDKNGFLNLSKVSHEKVHEILANKTLLYYFLKNFLGVTKNTAELDSCLMEHVLSAESQKKLFLYMKKMQTAEKENGNKSCVKTNLDFLNTCSNFKQFKESQKGDTFI, encoded by the coding sequence ATGAGCACTATACAAACACCAATTACTCACTCCACTGCCCATTATTTGTGTGCCATTCATAAGCTACATGAAGATAATGGCTATGTACGCATGGTAGATATTTCTAAACTTTTAAATTTTTCTAGAGGCAGTGTTTCGATTGCCATTAAAAATTTAAAAAAGAAAAATTTAGTAGAAGAAGACAAAAATGGATTTTTAAATTTATCTAAAGTTTCTCACGAAAAAGTGCACGAAATTTTAGCCAACAAAACTTTATTGTATTACTTTTTAAAAAACTTTTTGGGCGTAACTAAAAATACTGCCGAATTGGATTCGTGCTTGATGGAGCATGTACTAAGTGCCGAATCACAAAAAAAATTATTTTTATATATGAAAAAAATGCAAACGGCCGAAAAAGAAAACGGTAATAAATCTTGTGTAAAAACCAATTTAGATTTTTTAAATACCTGCTCTAATTTTAAGCAGTTTAAAGAAAGTCAGAAAGGGGACACTTTTATTTAA